A window of the Desulfobacula toluolica Tol2 genome harbors these coding sequences:
- a CDS encoding MoaD/ThiS family protein, with product MIKIHLNLFVTLSKYLPENSECFEIFENTSVEKLIFDLGIPLDFVKLIFINGKRQDLNYQLKHNDRVGLFPPVGGG from the coding sequence ATGATAAAAATACACCTCAATTTGTTTGTTACCTTGTCCAAATATCTTCCTGAAAACAGTGAATGCTTTGAAATTTTTGAAAATACAAGTGTGGAAAAGTTAATTTTCGACCTTGGTATTCCTTTGGATTTTGTGAAATTAATTTTTATTAACGGAAAACGGCAGGATCTTAACTACCAATTGAAACATAATGACCGGGTTGGGCTTTTTCCTCCGGTTGGAGGCGGATAG
- a CDS encoding methyl-accepting chemotaxis protein, producing MSFNILKNKTLKTKLFFPNILYIFLAGTILFFFFNSNSLIQNLSKEQKISNQLSDDILNTALDIKGYINKDINFDDLEKEYKTLLGEITNSKVAENFQKIWENVVTFQSLRKTNLEIEKEVFNLADNSIKRSNEFIDVTSRKLADKNQRSQITTLERLVLKGANTNTSSNYQLEVLFGRLKEDLNVKGSILQFLETLIKNIGNDVKNLEGTPFEQSVRMAQKADFKIKELILAYISNVEKTKQIQTVIFDEIDKNIDEINQLAMSSNEKFFSQVKTYFRYILIIMLVTSFLGIFISFVTARSLSEWLNRIAIGLSNVSEQVASSSKEVSTLSQFLAEASSEQAASIEETSSSMEIMSSMTKQNAENSSHANGLMKDAKKVVTEANESMGKLTVSMDDISKASEETSKIIKTIDEIAFQTNLLALNAAVEAARAGEAGAGFAVVADEVRNLAMRAADAAKNTALLIESTVNKINDGSDLVSTTNKAFSKVAQSTVKVGELVAEISEASQEQSEGIGQINIAIAEMDKVVQQNSENSENSAAASEETEIQVAKMRSIVNELTSLISGGNGDETNRVPSTDSRLYRSTNKSKNTFIAPEKKMAIPQKNEIRPNQVIPFDENEEDNFQDF from the coding sequence ATGAGTTTCAATATCTTAAAAAACAAAACCTTAAAAACCAAATTGTTTTTTCCAAATATCCTTTATATATTTTTGGCAGGCACAATTTTATTCTTTTTTTTCAATTCCAACTCCTTGATTCAAAATCTGTCAAAAGAGCAAAAAATATCAAACCAGCTATCAGATGATATTCTCAATACGGCTTTGGATATAAAAGGTTATATAAATAAAGACATCAATTTTGATGATCTTGAAAAAGAATACAAAACCCTTTTAGGTGAAATCACAAATTCAAAAGTTGCTGAAAATTTCCAGAAAATATGGGAAAATGTAGTAACTTTCCAAAGCCTTAGAAAAACCAACCTTGAAATAGAAAAAGAGGTATTTAATCTGGCTGACAACTCCATTAAACGTTCCAATGAATTTATCGATGTCACAAGCCGTAAGCTTGCAGATAAAAATCAGCGTTCTCAGATAACAACGCTTGAAAGGCTTGTTCTCAAAGGCGCAAACACCAACACTTCGTCAAATTATCAACTCGAAGTTTTGTTTGGTCGATTAAAAGAAGATTTAAATGTCAAAGGAAGCATCCTGCAGTTTTTGGAAACATTAATAAAAAATATTGGTAATGATGTAAAAAACCTTGAAGGAACCCCTTTTGAACAGTCCGTCCGGATGGCTCAAAAAGCCGACTTCAAAATCAAAGAACTTATCTTGGCATATATCAGTAATGTAGAAAAAACCAAGCAGATTCAAACTGTTATTTTTGATGAGATTGATAAAAACATTGATGAAATAAACCAATTGGCAATGTCCTCCAATGAAAAATTTTTCAGCCAGGTAAAAACCTATTTTCGTTACATACTTATTATCATGCTGGTCACATCATTTTTAGGAATTTTTATCAGTTTTGTTACAGCCCGGTCCCTTTCCGAATGGCTTAACAGAATTGCCATCGGACTCAGTAATGTTTCAGAACAGGTTGCCTCATCTTCAAAAGAAGTTTCCACGCTCAGCCAGTTTTTAGCTGAAGCTTCTTCCGAGCAGGCGGCATCAATTGAAGAAACATCCTCGTCAATGGAAATAATGTCTTCCATGACAAAGCAAAATGCTGAAAATTCAAGCCATGCAAATGGTCTTATGAAAGATGCCAAAAAAGTGGTAACCGAAGCCAATGAATCAATGGGAAAGCTGACCGTGTCAATGGATGATATTTCAAAGGCCAGTGAAGAAACTTCTAAAATCATAAAAACCATTGATGAAATCGCTTTCCAGACCAATCTTCTGGCGCTCAATGCTGCTGTTGAAGCAGCCAGGGCAGGTGAAGCAGGCGCAGGATTTGCCGTTGTTGCCGATGAAGTAAGAAACCTTGCCATGCGAGCTGCGGATGCTGCAAAAAACACTGCCCTTTTGATTGAAAGTACTGTAAATAAAATCAATGACGGATCTGATCTTGTTTCAACAACCAATAAAGCATTCAGCAAAGTCGCCCAAAGTACGGTAAAGGTAGGAGAGCTTGTTGCAGAGATATCCGAAGCATCTCAAGAACAATCCGAAGGAATCGGACAGATAAATATCGCCATTGCTGAAATGGACAAAGTGGTACAGCAAAATTCTGAAAATTCTGAAAATTCTGCTGCTGCATCCGAAGAAACAGAAATTCAGGTTGCCAAGATGCGGTCTATAGTAAATGAACTGACTTCACTTATTTCAGGGGGGAATGGCGATGAAACCAATCGGGTGCCATCCACAGACAGTCGTTTATATAGATCGACAAATAAAAGCAAAAACACATTTATAGCACCTGAAAAAAAGATGGCCATCCCCCAAAAAAATGAAATCAGACCGAATCAGGTGATCCCATTTGATGAAAATGAGGAGGATAATTTTCAAGACTTTTAG
- a CDS encoding rhomboid family intramembrane serine protease gives MFIISLIYSGKNIDLTLNPFYVLTPSMDVLNFLGASGRLPIVKFEAWWSLITANWLHGGLLHILFNMLALKTVAPLVMYEYGVCRMFTIYTLTGIAGFLLSYIGNVYLTIGASSGLCGLIGAALYFGKSRGGQWGQLVYKQTSGWVLSLVLIGFLMPNINNWGHAGGLISGVFLGWVLGYNDKRKENLLDKSLAVLFVCITTWLLARSVIRGFILIFT, from the coding sequence ATGTTTATAATCAGTCTGATTTATAGCGGGAAAAACATAGATCTGACCCTTAATCCGTTTTATGTTTTAACCCCGTCAATGGACGTATTAAATTTTTTAGGGGCTTCCGGCAGGCTTCCCATTGTTAAATTTGAGGCATGGTGGTCTTTGATTACGGCCAACTGGCTTCACGGCGGACTTCTCCATATTCTGTTCAACATGCTGGCACTCAAAACAGTAGCGCCCCTGGTAATGTATGAATATGGTGTGTGTCGAATGTTTACCATTTATACCCTAACAGGAATTGCAGGTTTTTTATTGTCCTATATCGGCAATGTTTACCTGACCATAGGAGCCTCATCCGGTCTTTGCGGACTTATTGGAGCTGCACTTTATTTTGGGAAATCACGGGGCGGACAATGGGGACAACTTGTGTACAAACAGACCTCTGGCTGGGTACTCAGTCTTGTTCTCATCGGTTTTCTAATGCCCAATATTAACAACTGGGGCCATGCCGGAGGATTGATCAGTGGTGTCTTTTTGGGCTGGGTGCTGGGATACAACGATAAAAGAAAAGAAAATCTGTTGGATAAGTCTCTTGCTGTTTTGTTTGTGTGTATCACGACATGGCTTTTGGCAAGATCCGTCATAAGAGGCTTTATTCTCATTTTTACCTGA
- a CDS encoding methyl-accepting chemotaxis protein: MHFQYKNQTLKTKLFFPNILYLILIGTILFFFFNSNSLIQDLSKEQKISNRLSNDILNTALNIKGYINKEINFNDLEKEYNALLGEIKISTLTENFQKIWENVETFQVLREINFKIEEEVYRLADTSIKNSNAYIDTTSKKLADITTRSQITTLERLVIRGANINTSSNYQIKVLFNRLKENLNVKEKILSFLETLIKNVSQDAKNLAGTPFENMAITAKNANLKTKELVLEYINNVEKTYQIQTAIFNEIDKNIDEINKLSMSSNEKFFSQVKTYFNYILIILLVTTFLGIFISVFTARSLSEWLNKIAVGLGHVSEQVASSSNQVSILNQLLAEASSEQAASIEETSSSMEIMSSMTKKNAENSSHANGLMKDTNEVVTEANESMVKLTVSMDDISKASEETSKIIKTIDEIAFQTNLLALNAAVEAARAGEAGAGFAVVADEVRNLAMRAADAAKNTALLIESTVNKINDGSDLVSITNEAFSKVAQNTVKVGELVAEISEASKEQSEGIEQANIAIAEMDKVVQQNSENSENSAAASEETETQISKMRSIVNELVFLVSGRNSNENNRVNTHSHHIQAMGKNKKTELITENNLILPSKNKIIQIK, from the coding sequence ATGCATTTTCAGTATAAAAATCAAACCTTAAAAACCAAGCTTTTTTTCCCCAACATCCTTTACCTCATATTGATAGGCACAATTTTATTCTTTTTTTTCAATTCCAATTCCTTGATTCAAGATCTGTCAAAAGAGCAGAAAATATCAAACCGCCTGTCAAACGATATCCTAAATACCGCCTTGAATATAAAAGGGTATATAAATAAAGAAATCAATTTTAACGATCTAGAAAAAGAATACAATGCTCTTTTGGGTGAGATTAAAATTTCAACCCTTACTGAAAATTTCCAAAAAATCTGGGAGAATGTAGAAACTTTCCAGGTTTTAAGAGAAATCAATTTTAAAATCGAAGAAGAGGTTTATAGGCTGGCTGATACCTCCATTAAAAATTCCAATGCGTATATTGATACCACAAGCAAGAAGCTTGCAGATATAACAACCCGTTCTCAGATAACGACACTTGAGAGGCTTGTCATAAGAGGCGCAAACATTAATACGTCTTCAAATTATCAAATCAAGGTGCTTTTTAACCGGTTAAAAGAAAATTTAAACGTCAAGGAAAAAATTCTGTCATTTCTGGAAACTTTGATAAAAAATGTTTCCCAAGATGCTAAAAACCTTGCAGGAACTCCTTTTGAGAATATGGCTATTACGGCTAAAAACGCCAATCTCAAAACAAAAGAGCTTGTTCTGGAATACATTAATAATGTTGAAAAGACATACCAGATTCAAACAGCTATTTTTAATGAGATTGACAAGAATATTGATGAAATAAACAAACTTTCTATGTCCTCCAATGAAAAATTTTTCAGCCAGGTAAAAACTTATTTTAACTACATCCTTATTATCTTACTTGTTACAACATTTTTAGGAATATTTATCAGTGTATTTACAGCCCGTTCTCTTTCCGAATGGCTGAACAAAATAGCCGTTGGACTTGGTCATGTTTCAGAGCAGGTTGCCTCATCTTCAAACCAAGTGTCTATACTCAACCAGCTATTGGCAGAAGCGTCTTCCGAGCAGGCGGCATCAATTGAAGAGACCTCCTCATCCATGGAAATAATGTCTTCCATGACAAAGAAAAATGCTGAAAATTCAAGTCATGCAAACGGTCTTATGAAAGATACCAATGAAGTGGTAACCGAAGCCAATGAATCAATGGTAAAGCTGACCGTGTCAATGGATGATATTTCAAAGGCCAGTGAAGAAACTTCTAAAATCATAAAAACCATTGATGAAATCGCTTTCCAGACCAATCTTCTGGCGCTCAATGCTGCTGTTGAAGCAGCCAGGGCAGGTGAAGCAGGCGCAGGATTTGCCGTTGTTGCAGATGAAGTAAGAAACCTTGCCATGCGAGCTGCAGATGCTGCGAAAAACACTGCCCTGTTGATTGAAAGTACTGTAAATAAAATCAATGACGGATCGGATCTTGTTTCAATAACCAATGAAGCATTCAGCAAAGTTGCCCAAAATACTGTAAAGGTAGGAGAGCTTGTTGCAGAGATATCCGAAGCCTCTAAAGAGCAATCCGAAGGAATAGAACAGGCAAATATCGCCATTGCTGAAATGGACAAAGTGGTACAGCAAAATTCTGAAAATTCTGAAAATTCTGCTGCTGCATCTGAAGAAACAGAAACTCAGATATCCAAAATGAGGTCTATAGTAAATGAACTGGTCTTTCTGGTTTCAGGAAGGAATAGTAATGAAAACAACCGAGTTAATACGCATAGTCATCATATTCAAGCAATGGGCAAAAACAAAAAAACGGAACTCATAACTGAAAATAATCTTATTCTTCCCTCAAAAAATAAAATCATTCAAATCAAATGA